The following proteins are co-located in the Leptodactylus fuscus isolate aLepFus1 chromosome 8, aLepFus1.hap2, whole genome shotgun sequence genome:
- the LOC142217433 gene encoding peroxisomal N(1)-acetyl-spermine/spermidine oxidase-like, producing the protein MDSHSNHQPRVVIIGAGFAGLGAATTLVKHGVKNLVILEALDRAGGRVWTYKPFGTAALELGATWIHGQNDNPLYQMAKERGLLADDEFTMVSCQPISVTAQDYFFTEQGKLLPPNQVEEVTCFFGRLMSQINQQDYKPECESWSVGEYLDREYALANLSKADGSEGIYEWCKRAECVDEACNSMYEFSLSQLGLYTALEGPFFNSLGSKGYQALLDILIDQLPPNALRCHKPVRCVQWEGSASSDSKESRHAVNVVCEDGEQFPADHAIVTVSLGCMKERATTLFDPPLPKGKMEAIQRLGFGTVAKIFLEFSKPFWPDDCAGIQLVWDQGPETPNGYSEGCKQQSWRSEWFKKIGGFDCVPMHRSTLCGWITGLAAEHMETLPESEVGEVCVRVLKKFTGWPVTELRGVLRSTWHNNPYIRGSYTNVPVGVDAVKEQMALAEPLPSTYQRKALRPLQVLFAGEATHPNFYTTTHGAYMTGVQEAERIIKLYECKAIPRL; encoded by the exons ATGGACTCGCACAGTAACCACCAACCCAGAGTGGTTATCATTGGTGCCGGCTTTGCAGGGCTTGGTGCTGCCACCACCTTGGTGAAACATGGAGTGAAGAATCTCGTCATCCTGGAAGCTTTAGATCGGGCAGGTGGAAGAGTTTGGACGTATAAACCTTTTGGAACTGCTGCATTGGAGCTAGGCGCTACCTGGATCCATGGCCAGAACGACAATCCACTCTACCAAATGGCCAAGGAGCGAGGACTACTGGCAGATGATGAGTTCACTATGGTGTCTTGCCAACCAATATCCGTAACCGCCCAGGATTACTTCTTTACTGAGCAAGGAAAGCTACTGCCCCCAAATCAGGTGGAAGAGGTAACCTGCTTTTTTGGTAGGTTGATGTCTCAAATCAACCAGCAAGACTATAAACCAGAATGTGAGTCCTGGTCCGTCGGGGAGTATCTCGACCGTGAATATGCCTTGGCCAACCTTTCAAAGGCCGATGGTTCGGAAGGTATTTATGAGTGGTGTAAGCGAGCGGAGTGCGTCGACGAGGCTTGTAACTCCATGTATGAATTCTCGTTGAGCCAGCTAGGCTTGTACACCGCTCTTGAAGGACCTTTTTTCAACTCTTTGGGCAGTAAGGGCTACCAAGCTCTACTAGACATCCTGATAGACCAGCTGCCGCCTAATGCTCTTCGTTGCCATAAGCCAGTCCGATGTGTCCAATGGGAAGGATCTGCATCATCTGATTCAAAGGAATCTAGACATGCGGTCAACGTAGTTTGTGAGGATGGCGAGCAGTTTCCAGCCGATCATGCCATTGTCACCGTGTCTCTTGGTTGCATGAAGGAGCGGGCTACCACTTTATTTGACCCTCCCCTGCCAAAGGGAAAAATGGAGGCCATCCAGAGACTGGGATTTGGCACAGTGGCCAAGATCTTCTTAGAGTTCTCAAAGCCCTTTTGGCCGGATGACTGTGCTGGAATACAGTTGGTATGGGACCAGGGCCCCGAGACCCCAAATGGTTATTCTGAGGGGTGCAAACAACAATCATGGCGTTCAGAGTGGTTCAAGAAGATTGGAGGATTCGACTGTGTTCCAATGCATAGAAGTACACTGTGCGGTTGGATCACTGGATTGGCTGCGGAGCATATGGAGACCCTCCCTGAAAGTGAAGTGGGGGAGGTGTGTGTCAG AGTACTGAAGAAATTTACAGGCTGGCCCGTGACAGAACTGCGAGGAGTGCTGCGATCTACATGGCATAATAACCCCTATATACGCGGGTCTTACACCAATGTGCCAGTGGGGGTGGATGCTGTGAAGGAACAAATGGCCCTAGCGGAGCCCCTGCCATCCACGTATCAAAGGAAGGCCCTACGG CCTTTGCAGGTGCTTTTTGCAGGAGAGGCTACGCACCCCAACTTCTACACAACTACACATGGAGCCTACATGACCGGAGTACAGGAAGCTGAAAGGATCATAAAGCTGTATGAATGCAAAGCGATCCCACGCCTCTAA